The following are encoded together in the Acidovorax sp. KKS102 genome:
- a CDS encoding MerR family DNA-binding transcriptional regulator has translation MQISELAQQASVSVHALRHYERLGLIRPDRRANGYRDYPARMRREVVFIAMSRQLGFSLPQIALRLDEYRAGTLGIDDMVQALEERVDAIDQQIAALQSQKSTVQAHQAWLLNPLRQQPQRSSSAARQTRSGTATTPARPWPRVRGPAARKP, from the coding sequence ATGCAGATTTCCGAACTCGCACAACAGGCCTCGGTGTCCGTCCACGCGCTGCGCCACTACGAGCGGCTGGGCCTCATCCGCCCGGACCGCCGGGCCAACGGCTATCGCGACTACCCGGCCCGCATGCGGCGCGAGGTGGTGTTCATTGCCATGTCGCGGCAGTTGGGCTTCAGCCTGCCGCAGATAGCGCTGCGCCTGGACGAATACCGCGCCGGCACCCTGGGCATTGATGACATGGTGCAGGCCTTGGAGGAGCGTGTGGACGCCATCGACCAGCAGATCGCTGCCCTGCAGTCCCAAAAATCCACGGTGCAGGCGCACCAGGCCTGGTTGCTCAACCCGTTGCGCCAGCAGCCGCAGCGGTCGTCATCTGCGGCGCGGCAAACCCGCTCGGGCACCGCCACAACACCCGCCAGACCCTGGCCGCGTGTGCGCGGACCGGCAGCCCGCAAGCCCTAG